In Schaalia sp. JY-X169, the following are encoded in one genomic region:
- the nuoH gene encoding NADH-quinone oxidoreductase subunit NuoH, with amino-acid sequence MSGLTITALGTSTAGLLPAWGVPEYTVADFSDTTWWLVLIKAIFIVLFLILSVIMALWVERRALGRMQTRHGPNVAGPLGLLQAIADAGKMLFKEEIWTKRSDKFLYFLAPVIMAFAAFSVLAVIPFGPNVNMFGHSTPLMVTDMPVATLYILAITSLGVYGVVLGGWSARSTLPLYGAVRSSAQMVSYELSMGMALVSVFLMAGTMSTSEIVASQGSVWWAFALAPAFVIYLISMVGEVNRLPFDLPEAEGELVAGHMTEYSSMKFGWYYLAEYINMLNVSAVAATMFLGGWHAPWPFSHIAPLNDGWWGMFWLIFKIWVLMFAMIWTRGTLLRLRYDQFMNLGWKGLIPVALVWIVLVAVMRGVQTWVSGSWLVLFTVMLAVVILVAVVVYLVATPSDQGEEEGVDPDAPFDAFLGGYPAPPVLGQKLPPSPRAGRAKVAVTAVAETDETIPAIQEDSND; translated from the coding sequence ATGAGCGGGCTGACGATCACAGCACTTGGGACTTCCACGGCAGGGCTTCTCCCGGCCTGGGGCGTCCCTGAATACACGGTTGCTGACTTTTCAGATACGACCTGGTGGCTGGTTCTGATTAAGGCAATCTTCATTGTCCTCTTCTTGATCCTCTCCGTCATCATGGCGCTGTGGGTTGAGAGGCGGGCGCTTGGCCGGATGCAAACCCGACACGGCCCCAACGTAGCGGGTCCACTCGGCTTACTCCAGGCTATTGCCGATGCCGGAAAGATGCTCTTCAAGGAAGAGATCTGGACGAAACGAAGCGATAAGTTTCTGTACTTCTTGGCACCCGTCATCATGGCGTTCGCTGCCTTCTCCGTACTGGCAGTGATTCCGTTTGGGCCCAATGTCAACATGTTTGGCCACTCCACACCGCTGATGGTTACGGACATGCCTGTTGCCACTCTTTACATCCTGGCGATCACATCACTCGGCGTCTACGGGGTCGTCCTCGGCGGTTGGTCAGCACGCTCAACACTCCCGCTTTACGGCGCAGTGCGGTCTTCAGCCCAGATGGTGTCATACGAACTCTCAATGGGAATGGCTCTGGTCTCCGTGTTCCTCATGGCTGGGACAATGTCCACATCAGAGATCGTTGCCTCGCAGGGAAGTGTCTGGTGGGCATTCGCCCTCGCACCCGCATTCGTCATCTACCTGATCTCTATGGTCGGTGAAGTCAACCGTCTCCCATTCGACCTCCCAGAGGCCGAGGGCGAGCTGGTGGCCGGGCATATGACTGAGTACTCGTCGATGAAGTTCGGCTGGTACTACCTGGCTGAGTACATCAACATGCTCAATGTTTCAGCGGTCGCAGCAACCATGTTCCTTGGCGGATGGCATGCCCCGTGGCCTTTCAGCCACATCGCACCACTCAATGACGGCTGGTGGGGAATGTTCTGGCTGATCTTCAAGATCTGGGTGCTGATGTTTGCAATGATCTGGACTCGTGGAACGCTGCTTCGTCTGCGCTACGACCAGTTCATGAACCTGGGTTGGAAGGGCCTCATTCCAGTCGCCCTTGTCTGGATCGTTCTGGTTGCCGTCATGCGTGGCGTGCAGACCTGGGTTTCTGGATCCTGGTTGGTCCTATTTACGGTCATGCTTGCGGTTGTCATCCTGGTGGCAGTTGTGGTCTATCTGGTTGCTACACCTTCAGACCAGGGTGAAGAAGAAGGAGTTGACCCGGATGCTCCCTTCGACGCCTTCCTGGGTGGCTATCCGGCACCGCCTGTCTTGGGTCAGAAGCTGCCGCCCTCGCCTCGGGCAGGTCGCGCAAAAGTGGCCGTGACTGCCGTTGCTGAAACGGATGAAACTATTCCCGCAATTCAGGAGGATAGCAATGACTGA
- the nuoI gene encoding NADH-quinone oxidoreductase subunit NuoI, which yields MTDDPKQMRYERDPKGPIGEFFAPVAGYGVTFSSMFRPMVTEQYPFEAPHVQPRFHGRHNLNIYPDGLEKCIGCELCAWACPADAILVEAASNTPDAQFSPGERFGRVYQINYLRCIFCGFCIDACPTRALTMGNDFELAEYERIADIYDKDMLLAKLPEGALAAPHPMVEGTSDIDYYEGEITGPTQAQVDWVKQNRPDDPSLATARAVPARAEAPAKKEAN from the coding sequence ATGACTGACGATCCGAAGCAGATGCGCTACGAGAGGGACCCGAAAGGCCCCATCGGTGAGTTCTTCGCGCCGGTTGCAGGATACGGCGTGACATTTTCATCAATGTTCCGGCCGATGGTCACCGAGCAGTACCCGTTCGAAGCGCCACATGTCCAACCTAGGTTCCATGGGCGTCACAACCTCAACATCTATCCGGATGGGCTTGAGAAGTGCATCGGCTGCGAGCTGTGCGCATGGGCATGCCCGGCTGATGCAATCCTGGTTGAGGCCGCGTCCAACACACCGGATGCACAGTTCTCTCCAGGGGAGCGGTTTGGGCGCGTCTACCAAATCAACTACCTGCGATGCATCTTTTGCGGGTTCTGCATCGACGCGTGTCCGACCAGAGCGCTAACAATGGGCAACGATTTTGAGTTGGCCGAGTACGAGCGCATCGCCGACATTTATGACAAAGACATGCTGCTCGCAAAGCTTCCCGAGGGCGCTCTGGCAGCCCCCCACCCAATGGTTGAGGGGACAAGCGACATCGACTACTACGAGGGTGAAATCACCGGACCGACCCAAGCACAGGTTGACTGGGTCAAGCAGAACCGTCCCGATGATCCCTCTCTTGCGACAGCGCGCGCAGTACCGGCGCGCGCAGAAGCACCAGCAAAGAAGGAGGCCAACTGA